In Haliotis asinina isolate JCU_RB_2024 chromosome 15, JCU_Hal_asi_v2, whole genome shotgun sequence, the sequence CGTAGAAACCACCGTAGCCTCCATACAGACTTCCCAGGCCGTATCCGTATTTGCCTCCATACAGACCGCCCATTCCTCCGTACGGGCCATAGCCGTAGCCTCCGTAAAAACCTCCGTGCATTGCACCTATTCCGTAGCCTAATACGCCAGCTCCTCCAAACAACCCACCCATTCCATGTGCTCCATACAGACCGGTTGGTTCAGCGAAGGCGGTAACAGCCAAGCAGACAACAAGGACGGCGACAATCTTCATCATTTTGAGTATCTGTTCAGTAACATGAAAATCATCTTCATGACAGGGAAACAACATGTTATCATTACTCGTCTGGAGATTTTTCTCCACGGCACACGTGATCAAtgatattatcatgttttatttcacaagcAACCACATATTTCCACACTGACAAGAACGGTAAATAGCACTTACACAGTCACAGTTT encodes:
- the LOC137266260 gene encoding glycine-rich protein-like — translated: MMKIVAVLVVCLAVTAFAEPTGLYGAHGMGGLFGGAGVLGYGIGAMHGGFYGGYGYGPYGGMGGLYGGKYGYGLGSLYGGYGGFYGMPGYGIGLGKGIGYY